One genomic window of Corynebacterium diphtheriae includes the following:
- a CDS encoding FAD-dependent oxidoreductase, translating to MTTTIIVGGVAGGMSTAARLRRRDEDMTILVFEASHHVSFANCGLPYHVSGVIPERSSLLLQTPESLAARFNIDVRVDHLVTAINRDAGSVSVKNLVTGEVSDHHYDHLVLSPGARPILPPLPGIEKALTLRTVEDVDTIIERVAGASSAAIIGGGFIGIELAENLAHRGIATTIIERGPQILGPLDSEMAAFVQQRLRDNGIIVRTNANAAAITDTGVELADGSVTADVVVAAVGVAPASDLARAAGLAVGERGGIVVDDQLRTNDPQIFALGDAAEKRDAISGADTLVPLAQTANRHGRLVADIITGRDVKRTSTLGTAIVGVFGLAAASVGWSEKRAVAAGKNIRVIHTHPASHAGYYPGAAQLHLKLVVDADTDAILGAQAVGEDGADKRIDVIATAMRAGLSATDLADLELAYSPQYGSAKDPVNLIGMVNDNIRSGERSVQWHELDAQIADGWTLVDVRTAGEFAAGNIPGAINIPVDELREHLDELQGKNVLVHCQVGLRGHVAATLLTNSGINAANLDGGYLTWKTATS from the coding sequence ATGACCACCACAATCATCGTCGGCGGCGTTGCCGGCGGCATGTCCACCGCAGCACGTCTACGTCGGCGCGACGAGGACATGACCATCCTCGTATTCGAAGCTTCACACCACGTATCCTTTGCCAACTGTGGCCTTCCCTACCACGTCAGTGGCGTAATCCCCGAGCGTTCCTCACTTCTACTGCAAACCCCCGAGTCACTTGCAGCTAGGTTCAACATCGATGTGCGCGTTGACCATTTGGTCACCGCCATTAACCGCGATGCTGGCAGCGTCTCCGTGAAAAACCTCGTCACCGGCGAGGTGAGCGATCACCATTACGATCATCTCGTGCTTTCTCCCGGCGCGCGCCCGATCTTGCCACCGCTTCCTGGCATCGAAAAAGCTCTGACGCTCCGAACCGTCGAAGACGTAGATACCATCATCGAACGCGTTGCTGGCGCTTCTTCAGCAGCCATCATCGGCGGCGGTTTTATTGGCATCGAGCTGGCGGAAAACTTGGCACACCGGGGTATCGCCACCACGATCATCGAGCGTGGTCCACAAATACTTGGCCCCCTCGATAGTGAGATGGCAGCGTTTGTCCAGCAGCGCCTTCGTGACAATGGAATCATCGTGCGTACTAACGCCAACGCTGCGGCGATCACAGACACCGGCGTTGAGCTTGCCGACGGCTCCGTCACCGCCGATGTTGTTGTTGCGGCAGTTGGCGTAGCACCGGCAAGCGACCTTGCCCGTGCGGCAGGTCTAGCTGTTGGGGAACGCGGCGGCATCGTTGTTGATGACCAGCTGCGGACTAACGACCCTCAGATCTTTGCGCTTGGCGATGCTGCTGAAAAACGCGATGCTATTTCCGGTGCCGACACTCTCGTGCCACTCGCACAAACCGCTAACCGTCATGGCCGCTTGGTAGCGGACATCATCACTGGACGCGATGTGAAGCGCACCTCTACTTTGGGCACCGCCATCGTTGGGGTTTTCGGATTGGCAGCTGCCAGTGTTGGGTGGAGCGAAAAGCGTGCGGTAGCTGCGGGCAAGAACATTCGTGTTATTCACACGCACCCAGCAAGTCATGCCGGTTACTATCCTGGCGCAGCACAACTGCACCTCAAGCTGGTCGTCGACGCTGATACCGACGCTATTCTCGGTGCTCAGGCCGTTGGTGAAGACGGCGCGGACAAGCGTATCGACGTCATCGCCACGGCCATGCGTGCTGGTCTCAGCGCTACCGATCTCGCAGATCTCGAGCTGGCCTACTCCCCACAGTATGGTTCGGCAAAAGATCCAGTGAACCTCATCGGCATGGTCAACGACAATATCCGCTCCGGTGAGCGCAGTGTGCAATGGCATGAGCTTGATGCTCAGATTGCCGATGGCTGGACCTTGGTAGATGTTCGCACCGCCGGTGAATTCGCCGCCGGCAATATTCCAGGTGCCATCAATATTCCTGTCGATGAGCTACGTGAACACCTCGACGAGCTACAGGGCAAGAATGTGCTGGTGCATTGTCAGGTTGGCCTAAGGGGCCACGTTGCCGCTACTCTTTTGACTAATAGCGGTATCAACGCCGCCAACCTCGACGGTGGTTATCTCACATGGAAAACTGCCACCTCTTAA
- a CDS encoding alpha/beta fold hydrolase, translating into MNTRTSRYLGLTIHEHTLGHIFARELVPDGGEDWPAMVYFQGGPGFGAPRPQSIDGVIGQALKTHRVILLDQRGTGRSQPIDVPLAQLRQEYIVHDAEELRKALGFEKWSLYGQSFGGFCITAYQSMYPESVTEAYITGGLPSLDRHVDDVYRATFSKLLYRHRQFYTQFPWIEDKIREVCHHLDVSEELLPTGERLSSRRLRTIGIDLGRSSGFYSLAYLFEDPFVNIHGEKRLRPDFLVDVGQRVSFADAPLYAAIHESIYGGIGGTTTNWSAHRIREEFPGCEENADPRSAEPFYLTGEHIFPWQFDEDPALQPYKAAAEQLATTQWAHSPYDAEVLKEQAAVTAACVYLDDAFVPFELSMDTAHTYRDLRLHVTNRFQHDGIRWDGAGILSTLRDKVLDH; encoded by the coding sequence ATGAACACACGGACTTCGCGCTATCTGGGCCTGACAATTCACGAGCACACCCTTGGGCATATCTTTGCCAGAGAACTTGTCCCCGATGGTGGAGAAGACTGGCCAGCGATGGTGTATTTCCAAGGCGGCCCAGGATTTGGGGCACCGCGGCCGCAATCGATCGACGGAGTGATCGGGCAAGCACTCAAAACGCATCGTGTGATTTTGCTCGATCAACGCGGTACTGGCCGTTCGCAGCCTATCGACGTACCTCTCGCACAGCTACGCCAAGAATATATTGTGCACGACGCAGAGGAATTACGAAAAGCCTTAGGCTTTGAGAAGTGGTCCCTCTACGGACAAAGTTTTGGTGGTTTTTGCATCACTGCTTATCAATCTATGTACCCAGAATCGGTCACCGAGGCTTATATCACCGGTGGGTTACCCAGCCTTGACCGCCATGTGGACGACGTCTATCGAGCAACTTTTAGCAAGTTGTTGTACCGGCACCGCCAGTTTTATACCCAGTTCCCGTGGATAGAAGATAAGATCCGCGAGGTATGCCACCACCTTGATGTTTCCGAGGAATTGTTGCCCACAGGGGAGCGGTTGTCGTCGAGACGCTTGCGCACCATTGGTATCGATCTTGGTCGCAGTAGTGGTTTCTACTCGCTGGCCTATTTATTTGAAGATCCCTTTGTAAACATCCACGGCGAAAAACGACTTCGCCCCGATTTCCTGGTTGACGTGGGACAGCGCGTCAGTTTTGCGGACGCACCACTTTATGCTGCGATCCATGAATCTATCTACGGTGGAATCGGCGGAACAACCACTAACTGGTCGGCACATCGTATCCGCGAAGAATTCCCTGGGTGCGAAGAAAACGCAGATCCAAGATCCGCAGAACCTTTCTACCTCACGGGCGAGCACATCTTCCCTTGGCAGTTTGACGAAGACCCAGCCCTGCAGCCCTACAAGGCTGCCGCTGAGCAGCTCGCCACTACTCAGTGGGCGCATTCTCCTTATGATGCCGAGGTCTTAAAAGAACAAGCTGCGGTAACAGCTGCGTGCGTGTACCTAGATGATGCTTTTGTTCCTTTCGAACTATCCATGGATACCGCACACACCTACCGCGACCTGCGTCTTCACGTAACTAACCGCTTCCAGCATGACGGAATCCGATGGGATGGCGCTGGAATTTTAAGCACGCTACGCGACAAGGTTTTAGACCACTAG
- a CDS encoding FGGY family carbohydrate kinase, with protein sequence MILAIDLGTSGAKAAIIDSAGAVHEQTFVPYSTTKLPNGGVEQDPMQWVSAARQAVTRLPRSYTVVSFTGQMQDLICLDRAGRPLGQALLYNDARAAAEAARLNTVVPEWKDITGNRQTATSTAAMWLRLMEQSDVSDVASVLFSPASFVVSQLECGLVCDETTASSTGLFDIHHRCWSDDIVQACGLRMDMLPTIASGFLDTVGADNCLGLPAGTKVVLSLGDAASTTCGIVGLGAGDDFVSLGTSGWHARVVSTVSDPSEVRQFALPDGGILRIASVLSVGGTADWARSVLLPGVSAKEADALMLQRPRLATGLLSLPSIQGESFPVRSHSVGGCILGMRGNQDPLTLYTAVIEGICMTLAHDIKPGGILPATGGGARSVPWMRILASVTNRNIHVTVSEDAALHGAASLAAYATSGEYLPTLAARAIVEIEPEPEVVASFEPLIAKHLELFRFAAALSY encoded by the coding sequence ATGATTCTTGCCATTGACCTTGGAACTTCCGGAGCAAAAGCTGCCATCATCGATTCGGCTGGAGCTGTGCATGAACAAACATTCGTGCCCTACTCCACCACCAAGCTTCCCAATGGCGGCGTGGAACAAGACCCCATGCAGTGGGTTTCAGCGGCACGTCAAGCAGTCACTCGGTTGCCACGCAGCTACACCGTAGTCAGTTTTACTGGTCAAATGCAAGATCTTATTTGCTTGGATCGCGCAGGCAGACCCCTTGGTCAAGCCCTTCTTTACAACGATGCTCGCGCTGCCGCTGAAGCAGCACGACTGAACACAGTGGTACCTGAATGGAAAGACATTACGGGGAATCGACAAACTGCCACGTCGACGGCGGCAATGTGGTTGCGTCTGATGGAGCAATCGGATGTATCAGATGTTGCCTCGGTGTTGTTTTCACCGGCGTCCTTTGTGGTGAGTCAACTCGAGTGTGGTCTGGTGTGCGACGAAACCACTGCGTCGAGTACTGGTCTTTTTGATATTCACCATCGCTGCTGGTCAGATGATATTGTTCAGGCCTGCGGATTGCGCATGGACATGCTGCCCACTATTGCGAGCGGGTTCTTAGATACCGTGGGCGCCGATAATTGCTTGGGGCTACCTGCCGGCACCAAAGTGGTGCTCTCACTCGGCGATGCCGCCTCAACCACCTGCGGAATCGTGGGCTTAGGAGCAGGAGACGACTTCGTGTCACTTGGCACATCTGGGTGGCATGCTCGGGTGGTGTCTACGGTGTCCGATCCTTCAGAAGTCAGACAGTTTGCGCTGCCTGACGGCGGAATTTTGCGTATAGCCTCAGTACTTAGCGTGGGTGGCACAGCCGACTGGGCGCGTTCAGTTCTCTTGCCTGGAGTAAGCGCGAAGGAAGCCGACGCACTCATGTTGCAGCGCCCACGACTCGCCACTGGGTTGTTATCGTTGCCATCCATCCAAGGAGAAAGCTTTCCCGTTCGCAGCCACAGCGTTGGCGGTTGCATCTTAGGTATGCGTGGTAACCAGGATCCGCTTACTCTTTACACCGCTGTTATCGAGGGCATTTGTATGACCTTGGCTCATGACATCAAACCTGGTGGAATTTTGCCAGCAACAGGCGGTGGTGCCCGATCGGTTCCATGGATGCGTATCTTGGCCAGCGTGACCAACCGCAACATTCACGTCACTGTTTCAGAGGATGCTGCGTTGCATGGTGCTGCTTCTCTTGCTGCGTATGCAACATCTGGCGAGTATCTTCCTACGCTTGCGGCTCGGGCGATCGTAGAGATCGAACCCGAGCCAGAAGTTGTAGCTTCATTTGAGCCGCTCATAGCGAAGCACCTAGAACTATTCCGGTTCGCAGCGGCACTGAGCTATTAG
- a CDS encoding YggS family pyridoxal phosphate-dependent enzyme translates to MCIVGFMSDFRTRYQIVSEKIAAAAQRSGRQPSDIRLIAVSKNHPVAAVQEAMDAGVTVFGENRSQELVEKAQAIPNAYWCAIGRLQRNKAKDIVRYAQEFHALDSLRLAQALDQRLDHQLDVFVQVNTSHEEQKGGIAPGEVEPFLAELSQFSHLHVRGLMTMARNDPDERVVRASFSELRELRDALLPHGELSMGMSGDFEWAIEEGATSVRVGSALFL, encoded by the coding sequence ATGTGTATCGTAGGATTCATGTCCGATTTTCGCACCCGCTACCAGATCGTTTCTGAAAAAATCGCCGCAGCAGCTCAGCGTTCTGGGCGTCAACCCAGCGATATTCGCCTCATCGCAGTGAGTAAAAACCATCCGGTTGCGGCAGTTCAGGAAGCCATGGATGCGGGAGTGACGGTGTTTGGCGAAAATAGGTCCCAAGAGCTGGTGGAAAAAGCCCAAGCGATCCCCAACGCCTATTGGTGCGCTATTGGTCGGCTGCAGCGTAATAAGGCAAAAGATATTGTTCGCTACGCACAGGAGTTTCATGCGTTGGATTCGCTGCGGCTAGCGCAGGCACTGGATCAGCGGCTTGACCACCAACTCGATGTGTTTGTACAGGTAAATACCTCTCATGAGGAACAAAAAGGTGGCATTGCGCCAGGCGAAGTCGAGCCATTTTTGGCTGAGCTGTCGCAGTTTTCACATCTACACGTGCGTGGGCTGATGACGATGGCGCGCAACGATCCCGACGAGCGCGTTGTCAGAGCGTCGTTTAGCGAGCTAAGAGAGCTTCGCGACGCCCTCCTCCCCCACGGTGAACTATCCATGGGCATGTCGGGCGATTTCGAGTGGGCCATCGAAGAAGGTGCCACTTCTGTTCGAGTAGGAAGCGCATTATTTTTATGA
- a CDS encoding nucleoside hydrolase, which translates to MTRKIILDCDPGHDDAVAMLLAAANPNIELLGITTIGGNQTLPKVTHNAQVIATIAGITAPIHAGCCRPLVRDVEVAESIHGDTGMEIHNYTLPEPAVGVSDTHAVDFIIDTIMAHEPGTVTLVPTGPLTNIAMAARKEPRIVERVQEVVLMGGGYHVGNWSPVAEFNIKIDPEAAHIVFNEKWPLTMVGLDLTHQALATPEVEARLSAIGSDVADFVVALFGAFRKNYQDAQGFDNPPVHDPCAVAYVIDSTVFTTVKVPIDVELTGALTTGMTVADFRAPAPADCHTQAAVALDFDKFWGLVESAVKELS; encoded by the coding sequence ATGACCCGAAAAATTATTCTCGACTGCGACCCAGGACACGACGACGCCGTAGCCATGCTACTCGCCGCAGCAAACCCCAACATCGAACTGCTGGGAATCACCACCATCGGCGGCAACCAAACCCTGCCCAAAGTCACCCACAATGCGCAGGTTATTGCCACGATCGCAGGAATCACCGCACCTATCCATGCAGGTTGTTGCCGCCCACTCGTGCGTGACGTCGAGGTCGCCGAGAGCATCCACGGCGATACTGGAATGGAAATCCACAACTACACGCTGCCAGAGCCAGCAGTAGGAGTATCTGATACCCACGCCGTGGACTTTATTATCGACACCATCATGGCCCACGAGCCAGGGACTGTCACCCTTGTTCCTACCGGCCCGCTTACCAACATTGCTATGGCGGCGCGCAAAGAACCCCGCATTGTCGAACGAGTCCAAGAAGTCGTGCTCATGGGCGGCGGATACCACGTAGGTAACTGGTCCCCTGTCGCAGAATTCAACATCAAGATCGATCCCGAAGCAGCGCACATCGTTTTCAACGAGAAATGGCCACTGACCATGGTGGGCCTCGACCTTACTCACCAAGCGCTTGCAACCCCAGAAGTAGAAGCACGCCTGAGTGCAATCGGCTCCGACGTTGCCGATTTTGTAGTCGCACTCTTCGGCGCATTCCGTAAGAACTACCAAGACGCACAAGGCTTTGATAACCCACCAGTCCACGACCCGTGCGCAGTGGCCTACGTGATCGACTCTACCGTATTCACCACGGTCAAGGTGCCTATCGACGTCGAGCTGACCGGCGCACTGACCACCGGCATGACCGTCGCGGACTTCCGCGCACCAGCACCTGCCGACTGCCACACTCAAGCAGCTGTCGCCCTCGACTTTGACAAGTTCTGGGGTTTGGTTGAAAGCGCTGTCAAAGAACTAAGCTAG
- a CDS encoding metal-sensitive transcriptional regulator: MKLSPEESKPAITRLKRAKGQLEAVIRMLENGEECEATVMQLAAVSKAIDRAAYLVVARGMQQCFMEGGEQFDQDRLEKLFLSLA; the protein is encoded by the coding sequence ATGAAACTCTCGCCGGAAGAGTCTAAACCAGCCATCACGCGCCTCAAAAGGGCGAAAGGCCAGCTTGAAGCGGTGATCCGCATGCTGGAAAACGGCGAAGAATGCGAAGCCACGGTTATGCAGCTTGCGGCAGTGTCTAAGGCAATCGATCGCGCCGCCTACTTGGTGGTTGCCCGTGGTATGCAGCAGTGTTTCATGGAAGGTGGCGAACAGTTCGACCAAGACCGCTTGGAAAAACTGTTCCTATCCTTGGCGTAA
- a CDS encoding ATP-binding cassette domain-containing protein, with the protein MTLLNMSNVQIMDVVQALSLSIERGERVGLIGESGSGKTITAMSILRLIPSSGSIVFDGADIQGLSEKQMCALRGKRISMVFQEPMTALDPLMKVGTQISHAIRIHSSVSRAQARKKADALLHSVELDPELRSRYPHELSGGQRQRVLIAMALAHDPDLLICDEPTTALDVTSQKAIVDLILRLVAERGTGLLFITHDLGLVARTCERVLVMREGHIIESGTVEDVLKNPREDYTTMLVQASTLAPAPQVALSDDEVLHIDNVTKKYRGTTAVEDVTLTVHRGERLGIVGGSGSGKTTLLKMISGLSSPTSGHINTEGSMRIVFQDPMQSLDPHMSIADIVSEPLGHRDLKAVERALEEVGLDAGMMNRLPHEFSGGQRQRISIARALVSSPDILLADEPVSALDVSVRAKVLALLDRLVSERQLTMLFVSHDLHVVRSLCTTVAVMREGKIVEYGPTEDVFNNPQHEYTKALIEAIPSL; encoded by the coding sequence ATGACCTTGCTGAACATGTCCAACGTTCAGATCATGGACGTTGTCCAAGCCCTATCTCTGTCTATCGAACGCGGCGAACGCGTCGGCCTGATCGGGGAATCTGGCTCGGGTAAAACCATCACCGCGATGTCTATCCTGCGGTTAATTCCCTCAAGCGGCAGCATTGTATTCGATGGTGCTGACATCCAAGGGCTCAGCGAAAAACAAATGTGTGCCCTGCGTGGAAAGCGCATCTCCATGGTGTTCCAAGAACCCATGACGGCGCTCGATCCGCTGATGAAAGTGGGAACCCAGATCAGTCACGCCATCAGGATTCACTCCTCAGTATCTCGTGCTCAAGCCCGCAAAAAGGCGGACGCTTTGCTGCACAGTGTTGAACTTGATCCCGAGCTGCGATCGCGCTACCCACACGAGCTTTCCGGCGGGCAACGCCAACGCGTGCTCATTGCCATGGCGCTCGCCCACGATCCTGATTTGCTCATTTGCGACGAGCCCACCACAGCCTTGGATGTGACTTCCCAAAAAGCAATCGTGGATCTCATTTTGCGACTCGTCGCCGAACGCGGCACCGGATTGCTATTTATCACCCACGACCTAGGTCTTGTGGCACGCACCTGTGAACGCGTACTCGTCATGCGCGAGGGGCACATTATTGAATCGGGCACGGTTGAAGACGTATTGAAAAACCCGCGTGAAGACTACACCACCATGCTCGTCCAAGCATCGACACTAGCTCCTGCACCCCAGGTAGCGCTTAGTGACGACGAAGTGCTGCACATCGACAATGTGACCAAAAAGTATCGCGGCACCACAGCGGTCGAAGATGTGACTCTTACAGTTCACCGTGGCGAACGCCTCGGAATCGTTGGTGGCTCCGGCTCCGGAAAAACCACCCTGCTGAAAATGATCTCAGGGCTTAGCTCTCCTACCAGCGGACACATTAACACTGAAGGATCTATGCGCATTGTCTTCCAAGACCCCATGCAATCCCTCGACCCCCACATGTCCATCGCCGACATCGTATCCGAGCCACTAGGGCATCGGGACCTCAAGGCTGTGGAACGTGCGCTCGAAGAAGTGGGGCTCGATGCAGGCATGATGAATCGTTTGCCTCATGAGTTTTCCGGCGGCCAGCGCCAACGTATCTCCATTGCGCGTGCACTCGTGTCCTCCCCCGACATTTTGCTTGCCGACGAACCCGTCTCAGCACTCGATGTTTCCGTGCGAGCCAAAGTGCTAGCCCTCCTCGACCGTTTGGTCAGCGAACGCCAGCTCACCATGCTTTTTGTCTCGCACGACCTGCACGTGGTGCGATCCCTTTGCACCACCGTTGCAGTCATGCGAGAAGGAAAAATCGTAGAATACGGCCCCACCGAGGATGTGTTTAACAATCCTCAACACGAGTACACAAAGGCACTCATCGAGGCGATCCCTAGCCTTTAA
- a CDS encoding MFS transporter has product MKVRTVPLMLALLAAVFAFQLNASMLSPALATMEKELNATSAQIGLTQTAFFTAAALFSLFLPRWGDLIGRRKVLVAMMAFTAIGCVVAALAPNVTVLFIGRVIQGVAGPTVPLCLIMLRQHVPDEKQYALLLGILTSVNGGIGGVDALLGGWLAGSFGFRSIFWVMAAVCVVAVIVAQLFTTESTAEETAPMDWAGVAPLAVAIGALLIAFNEAGKLGDAHWLLVAVLAIVGVAGVTIFWKVEQKVAHPLVTINYLAQRRTWALLLTTLLTMTGVFAVMNGLIPNLAQAAEGPGLAADVVSWWTLTPYALAGLFFGPIAGTLAARWGYTLVLRIGLVGTLLGLIATATLSSTLTPALLLIISLFVGVTYAGIANIMLNGLGIVLSPADNQGYLPGMNAGAFNLGAGLSFAVLFAVTTASDYQLGIVTGAVIVACALGTSLLIPKPETISDTLAAVTATETAQGRSL; this is encoded by the coding sequence ATGAAGGTACGCACGGTCCCCCTCATGTTGGCGTTACTTGCCGCAGTGTTTGCTTTCCAATTAAATGCGTCCATGCTTTCTCCGGCATTGGCCACCATGGAAAAAGAACTTAACGCCACCTCTGCCCAAATTGGGCTTACCCAGACTGCATTTTTTACCGCGGCTGCACTATTTTCCTTGTTCTTGCCTCGCTGGGGTGATTTGATTGGGCGTCGCAAAGTTCTTGTGGCAATGATGGCTTTTACTGCTATCGGCTGTGTGGTTGCTGCTCTTGCACCAAATGTCACGGTGCTGTTTATTGGCCGCGTCATCCAGGGTGTTGCTGGGCCGACAGTGCCCTTGTGTCTCATTATGTTGCGTCAGCACGTACCCGATGAAAAGCAGTATGCACTGTTGCTGGGTATTCTCACCTCAGTCAATGGCGGCATTGGCGGCGTCGATGCGCTGCTAGGCGGCTGGCTGGCAGGCTCGTTTGGTTTCCGATCAATCTTCTGGGTCATGGCGGCGGTGTGTGTCGTCGCGGTGATCGTCGCACAACTGTTTACTACCGAATCCACAGCTGAGGAAACCGCCCCGATGGACTGGGCGGGTGTGGCTCCGTTGGCCGTTGCGATCGGTGCGTTGTTGATCGCATTCAACGAGGCCGGCAAGCTTGGCGACGCCCACTGGTTGCTCGTAGCTGTACTCGCCATCGTTGGTGTGGCCGGCGTGACGATCTTCTGGAAAGTCGAGCAAAAAGTAGCCCACCCTCTGGTCACTATCAACTACCTGGCGCAGCGTCGCACGTGGGCGCTGCTACTGACCACCCTGCTGACCATGACAGGTGTATTCGCCGTCATGAACGGCCTGATTCCGAACTTGGCCCAAGCAGCTGAAGGCCCAGGCCTTGCAGCGGATGTTGTTTCTTGGTGGACGCTGACCCCGTACGCCTTGGCCGGCCTTTTCTTTGGTCCTATCGCTGGCACCCTCGCAGCGCGTTGGGGATACACCTTGGTGCTTCGGATCGGTTTGGTGGGCACACTCCTCGGGCTTATTGCCACGGCCACCCTCAGTAGTACGTTGACCCCGGCGCTGTTACTCATAATCAGCCTGTTTGTTGGCGTTACCTATGCGGGCATCGCCAACATCATGCTCAACGGGCTTGGCATCGTGCTCTCCCCCGCAGATAACCAAGGCTATCTGCCAGGAATGAACGCCGGTGCATTTAACCTCGGCGCTGGTTTATCCTTCGCCGTATTGTTTGCCGTGACCACGGCCAGCGACTACCAGCTTGGTATTGTCACAGGTGCCGTTATTGTCGCCTGCGCGCTGGGCACTTCTTTGTTGATCCCCAAACCTGAAACAATCTCCGATACGCTCGCAGCTGTCACCGCTACCGAAACTGCACAAGGACGCTCACTATGA
- a CDS encoding cation:proton antiporter has translation MESIYLIAIVLSIAGGLGASILRLPPLIGFLAAGFIMSALGLEQIPFIDYIAELGVTTLLFTIGLKLNPHDIASPRVVGTATAHAVVNTIVFAGLFALFAIVGWTGLLYIGIAASFSSTVFVMSQLEVHSRSGSAVGRISIGVLVLQDIIAVGVLVVSAGTTPQLWALFLPLILCLRPLVTRMPDRMFRTELLVLTGVGIAVGAYSFFELAGVSGSLGSLVAGIVLSGHPVSQRLSHALISVRELLLVAFFIHIGLGGIPNAAGLGIAAILVAFLAVKAAVFFAILPLMGMGVRTTILAGLTLANYSEFGLIVTAVAVSHGALPDQWLPIMAIAVGASFIVGSIVSAQEEKLVRILARFVPKVSEHRKAPNERPVIVAGADAIVLGMGRVGVGVYDRLTEEYGMHVYGIEFDEDRIIELRDRGYRIVAGDVTDPELWRRIELLDIPQLFAMSLPRYTDSDKVLARIHHDYPGATVATITQTRGREQALLTAGADVAVYLYEGVGDELADQAVAHLRQG, from the coding sequence GTGGAGTCTATCTATTTAATCGCGATTGTGTTATCGATTGCTGGCGGTTTAGGGGCGTCGATACTGCGTTTGCCGCCGTTGATCGGTTTCCTTGCTGCTGGGTTTATCATGAGCGCGCTTGGTTTAGAACAGATTCCCTTTATTGATTACATCGCTGAGCTGGGCGTGACCACGCTTCTTTTTACGATCGGTTTAAAACTAAATCCTCATGATATTGCCAGTCCTCGCGTTGTAGGTACGGCCACCGCACATGCAGTGGTGAACACCATCGTGTTCGCCGGTTTGTTTGCACTTTTTGCGATTGTGGGTTGGACCGGTTTGTTATATATCGGCATTGCGGCGTCGTTTTCCTCCACAGTATTTGTGATGTCGCAGTTGGAAGTACATAGCCGCAGTGGCTCGGCGGTGGGGCGTATTTCCATTGGTGTGTTGGTTCTGCAAGACATCATTGCGGTGGGTGTCCTTGTGGTGTCTGCTGGTACCACCCCGCAGTTGTGGGCACTGTTTTTGCCTTTGATTTTGTGCTTGCGCCCGTTGGTTACGCGGATGCCGGATCGAATGTTTCGTACTGAACTGCTCGTTCTCACAGGCGTGGGGATTGCTGTGGGCGCCTATTCATTCTTCGAGCTTGCAGGTGTTTCTGGGTCCCTTGGTTCTTTGGTCGCGGGCATAGTTTTGTCGGGACATCCTGTTTCACAGCGTTTGTCTCATGCGCTCATTAGCGTGCGCGAGTTGTTACTCGTGGCCTTCTTTATTCATATTGGGCTCGGCGGGATTCCTAATGCTGCAGGTCTTGGCATCGCCGCGATTTTGGTGGCTTTCCTCGCGGTAAAAGCCGCAGTTTTCTTTGCGATTTTGCCACTGATGGGGATGGGGGTGCGTACGACGATCCTAGCAGGTCTGACCTTGGCTAATTATTCAGAGTTCGGGTTGATTGTTACCGCAGTGGCGGTATCACATGGTGCGTTGCCAGATCAATGGTTGCCCATCATGGCGATCGCGGTGGGCGCAAGCTTTATTGTTGGCTCGATCGTCAGCGCCCAGGAAGAAAAACTTGTGCGCATCTTGGCTCGTTTTGTGCCCAAGGTATCTGAGCATAGAAAAGCCCCCAACGAACGCCCTGTTATTGTCGCTGGCGCCGACGCCATTGTGTTAGGCATGGGACGTGTGGGGGTTGGGGTTTATGATCGCTTGACCGAAGAATACGGAATGCATGTCTACGGCATCGAGTTCGACGAAGACCGTATTATTGAGCTCCGCGACAGGGGCTACCGTATCGTTGCCGGTGATGTGACCGACCCGGAACTGTGGCGGCGTATCGAATTGCTGGATATTCCCCAACTTTTTGCGATGTCGCTGCCACGCTATACCGACAGCGACAAGGTTCTTGCACGCATCCACCACGATTATCCAGGGGCAACAGTTGCCACCATTACCCAAACGCGAGGTAGGGAACAAGCGCTATTAACTGCTGGTGCCGACGTCGCCGTGTACCTCTATGAAGGAGTAGGCGACGAATTGGCAGACCAAGCCGTTGCTCACTTACGCCAAGGATAG
- a CDS encoding PLDc N-terminal domain-containing protein has protein sequence MSHDFIPLFVVSIVLIAALAFFIIALTQVLACERLTNVGKLLWALVMFSFPFLGPLIWYLWGKDATLNV, from the coding sequence ATGTCCCATGATTTTATCCCCCTGTTCGTTGTAAGTATCGTCCTCATCGCAGCACTCGCGTTTTTCATCATTGCGTTAACCCAAGTACTCGCCTGCGAACGCCTCACTAATGTGGGAAAGCTTCTGTGGGCCTTGGTGATGTTCAGCTTCCCATTTTTAGGCCCTCTCATTTGGTACCTCTGGGGTAAAGACGCCACGCTTAATGTGTAA